In one window of Gossypium arboreum isolate Shixiya-1 chromosome 4, ASM2569848v2, whole genome shotgun sequence DNA:
- the LOC108459422 gene encoding squalene monooxygenase SE1-like isoform X1 has product MAEQYMVGVLGGVIASLLGFVFLYRNSLIRFRGLRKLNRAASMDFPKRNSVNKTGKSEGVGTTDIIIVGAGVAGAALAYSLGKDGRQVRVIERDLNAPNRMAGESLTPGGYLKLIELGLEDCVDEIDAQQLLGYTLYKDGKEARVSFPLEKFQSHVAGRTFHNGRFIQRLRKKVASLHNVSLEQGTVTSLIEENGIVKGVHYKNGSGKLLTTYAPLTIVCDGCFSNLRRSLCYPKVDIPSNFVGLTLTNCNLPKENYGAIILANPSPIVFYQISSTEIRCMVNVPSEKLPSVSNGEMACYLKTQVLPELYDSFISAIEKKGNIRIAPNKIMAAAPHLTPGALLIGDALNMRHAITGGGMTVALSDVVILRDLLRPLHDLSDASPISKYLESFYTLRKPMSSTINILANVLQKIFSASSNPAMENLQHTFLGYLRLGGMFSYGASAMLCGLCPSPLSLAFHFFSIAIYGVGRLLLPFPSPRRLWDGAKLLWVASSILLPYIYSEGTRQMFFPLTVPAYYRTPPENKDKKNFMH; this is encoded by the exons ATGGCTGAGCAGTACATGGTTGGAGTACTTGGAGGTGTTATAGCCTCTCTTTTGGGGTTTGTTTTCTTGTACCGCAATTCCCTAATCAGATTTAGGGGACTGAGGAAGCTAAACAGAGCAGCTTCAATGGATTTTCCAAAGAGGAACAGTGTAAACAAAACTGGAAAGAGTGAGGGTGTTGGCACTACGGATATTATCATAGTCGGCGCCGGTGTTGCGGGTGCTGCTCTTGCCTATTCTCTTGGAAAG GATGGACGTCAAGTGCGAGTGATAGAAAGGGACTTAAATGCGCCTAATAGAATGGCTGGTGAAAGTCTAACACCAGGGGGCTACTTAAAGTTAATTGAATTAGGCCTTGAGG ATTGTGTAGATGAGATAGATGCGCAACAGCTTTTAGGTTATACTCTATACAAGGATGGAAAGGAGGCTCGCGTATCTTTTCCTTTGGAAAAGTTTCAGTCTCATGTTGCAGGAAGAACATTTCATAATGGTCGTTTCATTCAAAGGTTGAGGAAAAAAGTTGCATCTCTTCACAA CGTAAGTTTAGAACAAGGGACAGTTACATCTCTTATTGAAGAAAATGGTATTGTCAAAGGAGTGCACTACAAAAATGGGAGTGGTAAACTATTGACAACTTACGCTCCTCTCACCATTGTATGTGATGGCTGTTTCTCAAATTTGAGACGCTCTCTTTGCTATCCTAAG GTTGATATACCCTCTAATTTTGTTGGTCTTACACTGACAAACTGTAACCTTCCAAAAGAAAATTATGGAGCTATTATATTAGCAAACCCTTCACCAATCGTATTTTATCAAATTAGCAGCACTGAAATTCGTTGCATGGTGAATGTTCCTAGTGAAAAGTTACCTTCAGTTTCCAATGGTGAAATGGCATGTTACTTGAAAACTCAG GTTCTTCCTGAATTGTACGATTCCTTTATATCTGCAATAGAGAAGAAGGGTAACATAAGAATAGCGCCGAATAAAATCATGGCTGCTGCTCCACACCTGACTCCTGGTGCGCTTTTGATTGGAGATGCACTCAACATGCGGCACGCTATAACCGGAGGGGGAATGACTGTTGCTCTGTCTGATGTTGTAATACTTAGGGATCTTCTAAGACCCTTGCATGATCTATCCGATGCCTCCCCCATTTCTAAATATCTCGAATCTTTTTATACCCTGAGGAAG CCAATGTCATCTACAATAAATATACTAGCTAATGTCCTACAGAAGATATTCAGTGCCTCGTCCAATCCAGCAATGGAGAATCTGCAGCACACCTTTTTGGGGTATTTGAGACTTGGAGGGATGTTTTCATATGGAGCATCCGCTATGCTCTGTGGTTTATGCCCTTCTCCATTAAGCTTAGCATTTCATTTCTTTTCCATTGCAATATATGGCGTTGGCCGATTGTTACTTCCATTTCCTTCTCCCAGACGCTTGTGGGATGGGGCTAAATTGCTTTGG GTGGCATCAAGTATTCTTCTCCCCTACATATACTCTGAAGGAACCAGACAAATGTTCTTCCCTCTAACTGTGCCAGCATATTATAGAACTCCCCCTGAAAATAAGGACAAAAAAAACTTCATGCATTAA
- the LOC108459422 gene encoding squalene monooxygenase SE2-like isoform X2 codes for MAEQYMVGVLGGVIASLLGFVFLYRNSLIRFRGLRKLNRAASMDFPKRNSVNKTGKSEGVGTTDIIIVGAGVAGAALAYSLGKDGRQVRVIERDLNAPNRMAGESLTPGGYLKLIELGLEDCVDEIDAQQLLGYTLYKDGKEARVSFPLEKFQSHVAGRTFHNGRFIQRLRKKVASLHNVSLEQGTVTSLIEENGIVKGVHYKNGSGKLLTTYAPLTIVCDGCFSNLRRSLCYPKVLPELYDSFISAIEKKGNIRIAPNKIMAAAPHLTPGALLIGDALNMRHAITGGGMTVALSDVVILRDLLRPLHDLSDASPISKYLESFYTLRKPMSSTINILANVLQKIFSASSNPAMENLQHTFLGYLRLGGMFSYGASAMLCGLCPSPLSLAFHFFSIAIYGVGRLLLPFPSPRRLWDGAKLLWVASSILLPYIYSEGTRQMFFPLTVPAYYRTPPENKDKKNFMH; via the exons ATGGCTGAGCAGTACATGGTTGGAGTACTTGGAGGTGTTATAGCCTCTCTTTTGGGGTTTGTTTTCTTGTACCGCAATTCCCTAATCAGATTTAGGGGACTGAGGAAGCTAAACAGAGCAGCTTCAATGGATTTTCCAAAGAGGAACAGTGTAAACAAAACTGGAAAGAGTGAGGGTGTTGGCACTACGGATATTATCATAGTCGGCGCCGGTGTTGCGGGTGCTGCTCTTGCCTATTCTCTTGGAAAG GATGGACGTCAAGTGCGAGTGATAGAAAGGGACTTAAATGCGCCTAATAGAATGGCTGGTGAAAGTCTAACACCAGGGGGCTACTTAAAGTTAATTGAATTAGGCCTTGAGG ATTGTGTAGATGAGATAGATGCGCAACAGCTTTTAGGTTATACTCTATACAAGGATGGAAAGGAGGCTCGCGTATCTTTTCCTTTGGAAAAGTTTCAGTCTCATGTTGCAGGAAGAACATTTCATAATGGTCGTTTCATTCAAAGGTTGAGGAAAAAAGTTGCATCTCTTCACAA CGTAAGTTTAGAACAAGGGACAGTTACATCTCTTATTGAAGAAAATGGTATTGTCAAAGGAGTGCACTACAAAAATGGGAGTGGTAAACTATTGACAACTTACGCTCCTCTCACCATTGTATGTGATGGCTGTTTCTCAAATTTGAGACGCTCTCTTTGCTATCCTAAG GTTCTTCCTGAATTGTACGATTCCTTTATATCTGCAATAGAGAAGAAGGGTAACATAAGAATAGCGCCGAATAAAATCATGGCTGCTGCTCCACACCTGACTCCTGGTGCGCTTTTGATTGGAGATGCACTCAACATGCGGCACGCTATAACCGGAGGGGGAATGACTGTTGCTCTGTCTGATGTTGTAATACTTAGGGATCTTCTAAGACCCTTGCATGATCTATCCGATGCCTCCCCCATTTCTAAATATCTCGAATCTTTTTATACCCTGAGGAAG CCAATGTCATCTACAATAAATATACTAGCTAATGTCCTACAGAAGATATTCAGTGCCTCGTCCAATCCAGCAATGGAGAATCTGCAGCACACCTTTTTGGGGTATTTGAGACTTGGAGGGATGTTTTCATATGGAGCATCCGCTATGCTCTGTGGTTTATGCCCTTCTCCATTAAGCTTAGCATTTCATTTCTTTTCCATTGCAATATATGGCGTTGGCCGATTGTTACTTCCATTTCCTTCTCCCAGACGCTTGTGGGATGGGGCTAAATTGCTTTGG GTGGCATCAAGTATTCTTCTCCCCTACATATACTCTGAAGGAACCAGACAAATGTTCTTCCCTCTAACTGTGCCAGCATATTATAGAACTCCCCCTGAAAATAAGGACAAAAAAAACTTCATGCATTAA